TAGCCTCAAAGTCACCACGGCGGCCAATGACATTTAACCCCGTCCACTCGTCCGGTGCAGCGTCAGCGTCATAGACTGTCACCTCACCCCCGACTTGATAAGCAAGCCATTGGGCTATGGTGCTTTTGCCAGTTCCCGTATCCCCAACTATTAAACAGTGCTTACCAGACAGAGCTTGCATCAAGTCGGTGATGATTCCCTCTGGTTCGACCGCAAGGGTGACGGCGGTAGTGTCAATGATAGCCGCGCCGTAAGTGCCAGCATAGGGCAATTGGTCGTAAACTTTGACCAAGTTGTATACAGACTGTCTACACCACTTCACCACTGTTAACGCTGTTTGCAAAGCGTAAGACGTGGCATCAAATAAAAATATGCTGGCACTAAAAGTTAATCGCCCCAATCCCCACAGTAAAAACCTGCCTAGCTGTTGACGACTAGGCAAGTGCATTTCAATCCAGTCATTTGCCATAAATCACCCCGTCTTTAAAGCCTTGCAGTTGAGCGCGACAGGTATTTAACTGTGCTTGTAACTCTGTTTGCTGGTTTTGATACCACAGACTGACGGCGGCGGCCGCCAGTCCTAAAAATAGAAACTGGCGATCGCTCATTATTGACTTACTCCCTGTTGATTAGCGTGGTAGTGAGTCATAGCCGCATTGACCGCTTCTTGGGCTTGGGGTGTTCTGCCAAGATTGGGTTTTGTAGGGTCATCGTTGGCTACGACTAAGGACGCTTGTTCGGCTATCGCTTGCGGGACACCAACTTTAGTTAACTCTGTCAAGGATACTTGGTAAAGTCGCTCGTTCATTAGCCGATTCTCCGGTACATAAAACTGTTGCTGGCAGTCCCTTCATTGGCGACGAGTTCTTCAGCCGGAGTATCAGCGATAATGTCAGCCCAGCCGGTGACATTATTATTAATAATGTTTTGTTCGGCAATTGCACCCAAGCCAGGACGCGCCGTTTCAAACTCAGAGATGACTTGCTGCTCTTTCTCGGTGAGTGGTCTATCTGTCATGATAATTATGTCCTTCATTATGTAGGCGATTCCAGTGGGTGTTTACGAGGCAGTCCACAGGAATCAGTGCGATTCACCTTTAAGGTGAATCGTCATCAAAAAATCACTCGGTAGCAACGACCCGAACCGACCAGGATTGATTTCCCGGTTCTCAGTTCGCAGGCTTTTGAGCGCGTCACCTTGACCATTGGGTAACTGCCATCAGCCGATAAGCTAAACGGGCTGTATAGCGGTAAAGCATCCCACACAGTCGGGCTGGCATCAACTTTGCAGGAATAGCTCACGTCACTCATCTCACTCGCGCCTGGGTTGGATGGCAGCGAAGGCAGATTACGACGCAGTTTTTTACTGGCACTTTTACCCGCATTAAAAACGGGTACAGTGCCATTGTTGACGGTCTGTACTTCGGTCATATACTCGGTGTACACTTAATACACTCTATACTATTACTGCCGATTAGTACATTTGTCAATCACTCTTTGCACAAGGTGTATGATATGGACTCAGGAGTACACCAAACGTCATGCCAACCAATAAAGGGAGAATAGCAGTCACTCTAGAAGCTGAAATTTACCAATGGATTGCTAACCGAGCGTCTGAGGAAGGAAGACCGTTGGCTAATCTTGCCGCTTTCTTACTCACACGAGTTGTTAAAGAACAAATGGAACAAGAAGCCAAGGACAACCAAGACAAGCAGGGGGCAGCATGAGCGAAGACAGACTAGCCAGAATAGAAGCTGCGTTAGACAGCCAAGTTGCAGTGAATGCCGACCTCCGCACATCGGTTACAGAACTCCGCGCAACCGCAGAAGCATTGTTGCAAACAGTTCAAATCCATCAGCAGAACTTTGAAATTCTTACCGCTAGGCAATTACAAACCGAAGCACGGCTTGATGAGTACCAACGTACCACTAGCGCGGCACTCGACAGAATTGGCGCGGTCTTAGACTACCTCGTTAGGCAGCAAAACGGTTGAGGTGAGGGATGAGCGATGACTATCTAGACGGATATCTAGACTTATATAGACACTAATATAGACAATAGTTTATACTGCTATCTATACAAGTATAGACATTATCTAATCATGGCAGACAAAACTCTAGCCACTTTTCGTATTGACTCCGAAGAATGGGAGTCTTTTAAAAACCTTGCTAGTTCTGAAAGTTCCAACGCCTCAGCACTGTTAACAGAATTTGTTCGTTGGTATTTGGCAGGTAACAGGTTTAATACTCCCACTTCTCACACTCCCACCCATCTAGACACATCCCTCGAACAGCGTATAGACAATATTGAACAACGTCTAGATAAAGTCACAACTAATAATCTAGACAATATAGATGAATTTATA
This Nostoc sp. PCC 7524 DNA region includes the following protein-coding sequences:
- a CDS encoding ribbon-helix-helix domain-containing protein; translation: MPTNKGRIAVTLEAEIYQWIANRASEEGRPLANLAAFLLTRVVKEQMEQEAKDNQDKQGAA